From the genome of Adlercreutzia equolifaciens DSM 19450:
AGTGCATCGGCTGCCGCATGTGCATGGCCGCCTGCCCCTACAACGCGCGCAACTTCAACTGGCAGACGCCGATGCGCGTGACGGGCGCCAACTACGGCGATGCCGAGGTGCCGGTGCGTCCCAAGGGCGTGGCCGAGAAGTGCACCTTGTGCAAGGAGCGCACCGACCGCGGCGAGGAGCCCATGTGCGTCGTGTGCTGCCCGGCCCATGCGCGCATCTTCGGCGACTTGGACGATCCGGACAGCGAGATTTCCCAGACCATTCTGAACCGCAAGGCGTGGACGCTCCTGGAAGGCCAGGGCACCCGTCCGTCCGTTCACTACTTCGAATAGGAGGCTCTCATGGAACTGATCAAGCGATACAAAGTCCTGGCGGCCATCCTGGCCGTGGTGGTGGCCGTGGGCGTGGGGTGCTGGGTGTACCAGCTCATCTTCGGCCTGACGGTGACGGGCATGAACAACGGCACCTCGTGGGGCCTCTACATCACCAACTTCATGTTCTTCGTGGGTCTTTCCGCCGGCGGCCTCATCGTGGCCTCCTCGGCGAGCGTATTCCACATCACGAAGTTCAAGGCGGTGGCGCTTCCCGCCATCATCCTCTCCACGGTGTGCATCTGCGCGGCGGGCATGTTCGTGCTCATCGATTTGGGCGGCATTCAGCGCGTGTGGCGCATTCTGACCGGCCCCAATCCGACCTCCCCGCTTCTGTGGGACGTGTGCGTCATTACCTGCTACCTCATCATCAACGTGCTCTATCTCGTGTTCATGACGCGCGGCAACCAGCATGCCGTGTCCATCGTGTCGCGCTTCGCGCTTCCCTGCGCCATTCTGGTGCACTCGGTGACCGCGTGGATCTTCGGTCTGGAAGCGGCCAAAGAGGGCTGGTACACGGCTATCATGGCTCCCATTTTCGTGGCGAGCGCTATGGATTCGGGCCTCGCGCTTCTGCTTGTGGTGCTCGGCATTCTGAAGAAGGCCGGCATCTACGATACCTCCCGCGAGCTCATGGCGATGCTCGCCGGTCTTCTGTGCACGTGCGTGGCGGTGGACGCGTTCTTCATCTTCTGCGAAGTGCTCACTATGGCTTATCCCGGAGCGGCCGGAGCGGAGACTTTGGCGTTGCTGACGACCGGTCCTACCGCTCCTTTCTTCTGGTTCGAGATCATCTGCGGTTTGGTGGTTCCGTTCTGCATCCTCGTGTTCGCGAAGAACCGCCAGAGCGCCGTGCACGTCAACGTGGCCTGCGTGCTCATCGTCGTGGGCGTGTTCTGCAAGCGCATCTGGCTTCTGTTCACCGCTTTCATCGTTCCCAACGTGATGGGCGCGCCGGGCATTATCTCCGGCTCGAGTGAGGCGGCGCACGCGACCGGCACGGCGTCGTTTGCGGTGCTGAGCTCGTATGCGCCCACGCCGATCGAGATCCTCGTGGTCGCCGGCGTGATTTCCCTGGTGATCTTGGCGTTCATGGTGCTCGCGAGCAAGCTGATCGTGGAGCGCCGCGAGAAATAGGACTAAGGAGAGGAAGGGAGTGCGTCATGGAGTACGCCTTGGAGCACGAGAGGCCCTACGGGTGCGAGGAGGCGGCCGCGCATGAGCTGGCCCGGGCGCTGGCCTTCGCGGGGAACTCATTTCTCGCCCCGATGAGCCAAACGTCCAATGCGGGACTCGGCCGGACATTTTGGGCCGCCTTCCCCGATTTCGGAAGCGAAGAAGTGACGTGCGCTTTGGACGGGCTGTTCGCCTGGGCCGCCGCGGACGAAGGCACGCCGCGCGACGAGCGCGTGCGCGATGTCTCGGTTGAGTACGCGCGCCTGTTCATCGGGCCGCCGGAGCCGGCAGTGGCACCCTGGGAGTCGTTTTATGTGCAGGAAGGTGTGACGAACGGGTTCGGCGAGCCGACGTTTCGCATGCAGGAGCGCCTTCGCGATGCGGGGCTCGAGGTGTCGAACGAGAACAACCAGTATGCCGACCATATCGGTATCGAGCTCCTCTACTGCAGCGCGCTCGCGCAGCGGGCGGCCTCGAACGGCCTTGCAAAGGCGGAGGAGGCAGCTTTGCTGAAGTCGTTCGTCGAGGCCGATTTGGTTCCGTGGTTCGGGCAATTTGCAGCGGCGCTGCACAAGGAGGGGGCGACCTATTATGGCCTTCTGGCCGATCTCGCCGGCGGTCTGCTCGGGGTCGTTCAAGCCGCTTCGCCGAATACGTTGGCCTCGGTAGCCTAAAGAAGGCCCCCTCGCTTAGCGCCTGTTCCTGCGTACGCTATAATGTCGCAGGTGCAGGCGCTTTTTTTGCGCGCCGATCGGACGCAGAGGCGGAAAGGGGCGGGACGTGGACTATGCGAAGGCCCATATCGTCACCTTGTGGTGCGCTGTGATCGCCAAGGCGACCCGAGGCGTGACTAAGCTTCTCCCCAAGCAGATGACCCCGCTTCAGTTTCGTCTTCTGGCGCAGCTGACCTTGCCTGAATCCGAACGGGTGCTCCCGATGCGCGCCGCGCGGCTGTTGGTGCTGAAGCCGGCCGATGTCGACGAAGCGGTGGGCGTTCTGGCGGATCGGGATCTTCTTAGGGTCTGCGATGATGGCTGTATCGAGCTGACGCGGGCCGGGCGCGAGAGAGCGGCACGGTTGACTGAGCGTCTGAATGCATTCTTCGCGCTGTGCGTGGATGACCTTTCCGAAGAGGAACGCGCTGTTTTGGCTGATCTGCTGCGCCGCGCGTTTTCGATGCCGGGTAGCTACTACGCGCGCAGGCCCCTTGCGGGGGAGGCGTCCGAGGCGTTTGATGCCCGACGCGGGCTGGCGGCGACGGCCATGCTCCATTATGCGGTTCAGACGGCCGTCAAGAAGGCGACGTCGCTATCGCTCACTGATTTCCGCTTTTTGCTGGAGCTCTATCCCAAGCGCCGTACAGCGGCGAGGATGATGCGCGCTCGCGATATGGTGGCCTTCCTGCGAACGGGGCGGGCCTATGTGACCACGGCCTCGGTGCGTCTGGAGGAACAGGGTTATTTGGTGCGCGTGCCCGACGAGCGTGATGCTCGCGGCATTCTGTTCAAGCTCACGCCCCAGGGAATGATCTGCGTGCAGGAGGTGGCCGAGGATCTGTACGCCGTGCTCGTGTCGATGTTCGGCGAGGCGGTGGAGGAGCGGGTTGTGCAACGCGCGCTCAAGCATTTGCTCGAGCTGGAGGATGCAGCCCTCGATGCACTGGCGGAGCTTCCATGGTAAGGCGCGAGGGGTGGTCGTCCGGCCGGGACGGGGCGCAAGAGGTGTGGCAGACGTGCTCGGTGAACTGCGGATCCCGTTGCGCGCTGCGCCTCCAAGTGCGCGACGGCGAGATTCTCTGGACGGAGACCGATTGTCGCCCCGAGGAGCCCGGCAACCCGCAGATGCGCGCGTGCCTGCGCGGCCGGGCCCTGCGCTACTGGCTGGGCAGCTCCGATCGCTTGAACGAGCCGCTGCGCCGGGTGGGGCCTCGTGGCTCGGGTCGGTTCGAACCCATCAGCTGGGACGAGGCTCTCGATGAGATTGCCGGGCGCATCAAGGAAACGGTTGCGCGATGGGGAAACGAAGCGGTGCTGCTTCCCTACGCGACGGCGATATGGTCGGGTTCCGGCTCGCCGTTCGAGCGACTGATGAACTGCTACGGCGGACATTTGGGCATCTACGGCGACTACAGTTGCATGCAGCTGCAAACGGCGTGCACGTCGCTCTTTGGCGACGACGGCTACTACACTGGATCGCTGCTTTCCGAGGCATCCCGGGCCGATTTGGTGGTGCTCTTCGGCGCCAACCCAGCGCTCACGCGCATGGGCGGGGCAAGCGGCGCGTACCGTCTCGCGCAGGCGCGTGAGGAGGCCGAGGGAGAGGGGCGCCCCTTCAGGGTAATCGCGATCGACCCGTGCCAGAGCGACGCGGTAACGGGCGAGGGCGATGCGTGGATCCCCCTTCGCCCGGGTACCGACGCGGCCTTTGTGGCCGGCGTGGCTTGGGTGCTCATCACCGAGGGGCACACCGATGAGGAATTTTTGCACCGGTACTGCGTCGGATACGACGGCGCGACGATGCCTGTGGGTGTGCCCGCCTCGGAGAGCTATCGCGCCTACGTGCTGGGGGAAGGGCCGGACGGTGTGGCGAAGACGCCGCAGTGGGCTGCCCG
Proteins encoded in this window:
- a CDS encoding molecular chaperone TorD family protein; its protein translation is MEYALEHERPYGCEEAAAHELARALAFAGNSFLAPMSQTSNAGLGRTFWAAFPDFGSEEVTCALDGLFAWAAADEGTPRDERVRDVSVEYARLFIGPPEPAVAPWESFYVQEGVTNGFGEPTFRMQERLRDAGLEVSNENNQYADHIGIELLYCSALAQRAASNGLAKAEEAALLKSFVEADLVPWFGQFAAALHKEGATYYGLLADLAGGLLGVVQAASPNTLASVA
- a CDS encoding 4Fe-4S dicluster domain-containing protein yields the protein MTRLAIAINLDRCVGCHTCALSCKMQNNVPEGMLWNRVLTEDCDVMDGALGTYPNVTRTFLPVACQHCQNAACQRVCPTGATYKDDKGRVEIDYDKCIGCRMCMAACPYNARNFNWQTPMRVTGANYGDAEVPVRPKGVAEKCTLCKERTDRGEEPMCVVCCPAHARIFGDLDDPDSEISQTILNRKAWTLLEGQGTRPSVHYFE
- a CDS encoding MarR family transcriptional regulator; amino-acid sequence: MDYAKAHIVTLWCAVIAKATRGVTKLLPKQMTPLQFRLLAQLTLPESERVLPMRAARLLVLKPADVDEAVGVLADRDLLRVCDDGCIELTRAGRERAARLTERLNAFFALCVDDLSEEERAVLADLLRRAFSMPGSYYARRPLAGEASEAFDARRGLAATAMLHYAVQTAVKKATSLSLTDFRFLLELYPKRRTAARMMRARDMVAFLRTGRAYVTTASVRLEEQGYLVRVPDERDARGILFKLTPQGMICVQEVAEDLYAVLVSMFGEAVEERVVQRALKHLLELEDAALDALAELPW
- the nrfD gene encoding NrfD/PsrC family molybdoenzyme membrane anchor subunit, with the translated sequence MELIKRYKVLAAILAVVVAVGVGCWVYQLIFGLTVTGMNNGTSWGLYITNFMFFVGLSAGGLIVASSASVFHITKFKAVALPAIILSTVCICAAGMFVLIDLGGIQRVWRILTGPNPTSPLLWDVCVITCYLIINVLYLVFMTRGNQHAVSIVSRFALPCAILVHSVTAWIFGLEAAKEGWYTAIMAPIFVASAMDSGLALLLVVLGILKKAGIYDTSRELMAMLAGLLCTCVAVDAFFIFCEVLTMAYPGAAGAETLALLTTGPTAPFFWFEIICGLVVPFCILVFAKNRQSAVHVNVACVLIVVGVFCKRIWLLFTAFIVPNVMGAPGIISGSSEAAHATGTASFAVLSSYAPTPIEILVVAGVISLVILAFMVLASKLIVERREK